In Acidobacteriota bacterium, the genomic window ACATGTACTCGATAGCGCAACAGGCGGTCCCGAAAGGCAGGGGCCACAGCGAGTTCTTCCGCGCCCAGTTGGCGATCTCGCTGACCGTGGTAGTAAAAAAGTTGTCGCCAACCGCAGACTCGATAGCCATGCTCTACTTTTTCTCCAGTGCTGTTCTTGTCTCAGGTCGGATTGAGTTAGGGATGGTCATCGTGGTTGTCCAATCTCGATTTGAAATCTTATCTTCGAGACACAGGCGAGTCAAACTGATGGCTTTCTGAGTTCGTAGTCCCGCATTTATGCGGAAGTCAGTGGCTTCGAAACTTCCGCCTAAAGGCGGTACTACGAACAACGAGGCGAGGAATTCTCGACCCTGAAATTCCGGCATTGCCTGCCCGATATTCAGGGTGTAATCTGTGGAACATGATAGACCGAAAGAGGGACGTCCAGTTGGTCCGAACCGCGCTGAAGCGCAGCCGCGTCGTCGCTCTGCTGGGCCCTCGCCAGTGCGGCAAAACCACGCTGGCCAGACTGCTGGTGCGGCCGGACTCCCTGAACTACTTCGACCTCGAAGATCCCCAGAGCCTGGCCCGTCTTGATGAGCCGGCTACCGCATTGCGTCCACTCAAAGGGCTGGTCGTCATCGATGAAGTCCAACGCCGGCCTGACCTATTTCCCTTGCTACGAGTTTTGGCCGATCGCCGGCCGCTGCGCGCGCGCTTCCTGATCCTTGGAAGCGCTTCGCCCGATCTGCTCCGGCAATCTTCTGAAACTCTGGCTGGCCGAGTGGAGACCGTTCAGCTCGAGGGCTTCCGGCTTGCCGATCTCGGCGCCGCCAACGAAAGACGACACTGGCTTCGCGGCGGGTTCCCGCTTTCTTTTACAGCGCGCACGGAGGCCGACTCGCTTGCGTGGCGGCGCCAGTTCCTCCAAACATTTCTCGAGCGCGACCTGCCCCAGCTCGGCATTCAGATCCCGGCGATTGCTCTCCGGCGCTTCTGGAACATGGTCGCCCACTACCATGGCCAGATTTGGAACGCCGCCGAACTGGCCCGCGCGCTCGCCGTCAACGAATCGACCGTGCGCCGCTACCTTGATCTGATGACCGGTGTGTTAATGGTGCGGCAACTGCCGCCGTGGTTCGAGAACCTCGGAAAGCGACAGGTAAAGGCGCCCAAGGTCTATGTGCGAGACAGCGGCCTGCTTCACGCACTGCTGGGCGTCGCCAATCAGCGTGACCTCGAACATCACCCCAAGGTGGGCGCTTCGTGGGAGGGCTACGCGGTCGAGGAAGTGCTCAAGGCATTGCGCCCCGACGACGCGTACTACTGGGCCACGCACAGCGGCGCTGAGATTGACCTTTTGCTCTTCAAGGGCGGGCGGCGAATCGGCATCGAATGCAAGCGTGCGGACGCGCCCAGGCTCACGCCCTCCATGCGAATAGCTCTGGAAGACCTCAAGCTGGATCAACTCTTGGTGGTGTATCCGGGCGAGCGCCGCTATCCGCTCGGCAAGCGGGTGGAAGCTATGCCGTTGGCAGAGTTGGTGGGCCCTGCCGCGAAAGCGACAAAGCGTTGAGCTTTCAGAGGAGGTGCGGGTAGCCGGTCACAGCCGTCAGTCTCATTGGGCCTCGATAGCGCAACAAGCGGTGCCGAACGGCAGGGGCCACAGCGAGTTCTTACGCGCCCAATTGGCGATCTCGCTGACCTTGATATTAAAAAAGTTGTCGCCAACCGCAGACTCGATAGCCATGCTCTAGTATTTCTCCGGTGCTGCTTAGATTGAATCAGCGAAGGTCATGATTGGATTCGTGTCGATGAAACCCTTATTGCCCAGACGCAGGTGAGTCAAATTAACAGACTCTTAGCAAATCTGCGCTCTGTGTTGATCCTGCCATGAGCTGTTTGATAGCCTCACCTGGGCCACTGGTGCAACCGAGAGCGCAAGCAGAACAAGGAGCGACTTCGAGGCCTTTAGCATACGAATCCCTCCCGAAAGATGGCTTGAGTTGTTTCTGGTTTTCATGGGTGCTGAGGCCGAGCCTGCGATTCATTCCTCAATATCCTGGACGCTCACGACCCTCAAGAATATAGTCTCCTCGACCACCGAATGCTATCGTCCGCGCACCAGGGGCTACCAGAAAGCGGGCAGTCTTCAAGGCTTGGGTCGGATGCGAGAACGGTGTTTGATGCTGTGCGTCGAA contains:
- a CDS encoding ATP-binding protein is translated as MIDRKRDVQLVRTALKRSRVVALLGPRQCGKTTLARLLVRPDSLNYFDLEDPQSLARLDEPATALRPLKGLVVIDEVQRRPDLFPLLRVLADRRPLRARFLILGSASPDLLRQSSETLAGRVETVQLEGFRLADLGAANERRHWLRGGFPLSFTARTEADSLAWRRQFLQTFLERDLPQLGIQIPAIALRRFWNMVAHYHGQIWNAAELARALAVNESTVRRYLDLMTGVLMVRQLPPWFENLGKRQVKAPKVYVRDSGLLHALLGVANQRDLEHHPKVGASWEGYAVEEVLKALRPDDAYYWATHSGAEIDLLLFKGGRRIGIECKRADAPRLTPSMRIALEDLKLDQLLVVYPGERRYPLGKRVEAMPLAELVGPAAKATKR